The following are from one region of the Mycolicibacterium helvum genome:
- a CDS encoding nuclear transport factor 2 family protein, translating into MGRWSREEIETAFEEHKQVVVGIGESWDWSRFADQFTEDATYVEHSYGTFQGREAIRNWIVGTMNTFPGTEMPFFPATWHSIDVDKGWVICEFQNRMRDPGDGSIHEEPNLSVLKYAGDGLWSYEEDAYNPMNFMPMVRGYIEASKRLGTISDDAVTFAKNMGWDLA; encoded by the coding sequence ATGGGTCGATGGTCACGCGAAGAAATTGAGACAGCGTTCGAAGAACACAAGCAGGTCGTCGTCGGGATCGGTGAGAGCTGGGACTGGTCCCGGTTCGCCGACCAGTTCACCGAGGACGCCACCTACGTCGAGCACTCCTACGGGACGTTCCAGGGACGCGAAGCGATCCGCAACTGGATCGTCGGCACCATGAACACTTTCCCGGGCACCGAGATGCCGTTCTTCCCCGCGACCTGGCATTCCATCGATGTCGACAAAGGCTGGGTGATCTGCGAATTCCAGAACCGGATGCGCGATCCCGGCGATGGCAGCATCCACGAGGAGCCCAACCTGTCGGTGCTCAAGTATGCAGGCGACGGGCTGTGGAGTTACGAGGAAGACGCCTACAACCCGATGAACTTCATGCCGATGGTGCGCGGCTACATCGAGGCGTCGAAACGACTGGGAACCATCTCCGATGATGCGGTGACGTTCGCCAAGAACATGGGCTGGGATCTGGCCTGA
- a CDS encoding cytochrome P450, whose product MGIATRVNGQAPPEMALADINLGTFEFWMLDDTLRDGAFATLRREAPITFFEEVELEGVPHGEGHWALTKLDDVFYASRHPEIFSSYPNITIGDQVPEVAEYFGSMIALDDPRHSRLRNIVRSAFTPKVVARTEVSVRDRAEQLVSAMLANHPDGNADLVSELSGPLPLQVICDMMGIPDDDHDRIFGWTNIILGFGDPDLTTDFNEFLTVALDIGAYATALAEDRRTNPRDDLTTALVAAEVDGERLTSAEIASFFILLAVAGNETTRNAISHGVLALTRYPEQRRIWWNDFEAVTDTAVEEMVRWASPVIYMRRTVTRDIELSGVKMTEGDKVTMWYASANRDEDKFTNPWLFDVTRTPNHHVGFGGGGAHFCLGANLARREIALVFSELHRRIPDIEVTEEPAMLLSAFIHGIKRLPVTWA is encoded by the coding sequence ATGGGCATCGCCACGCGAGTCAACGGTCAGGCGCCTCCCGAGATGGCACTGGCGGACATCAATCTGGGCACCTTCGAGTTCTGGATGCTCGACGATACGCTGCGCGACGGCGCATTCGCGACCTTGCGTCGCGAGGCACCGATCACGTTCTTCGAGGAGGTCGAGCTGGAGGGAGTGCCGCACGGCGAGGGCCACTGGGCGTTGACGAAGCTCGACGACGTCTTCTACGCCAGCCGTCACCCCGAGATCTTCAGCTCCTACCCCAACATCACCATCGGCGATCAGGTCCCCGAGGTTGCCGAGTATTTCGGCTCCATGATCGCCCTGGACGATCCGAGACACTCCCGCCTGCGCAACATCGTCCGCAGCGCGTTCACCCCCAAGGTGGTGGCCCGCACCGAGGTGTCGGTGCGCGACCGTGCCGAGCAACTGGTGTCGGCGATGCTCGCCAACCATCCCGACGGCAACGCCGACCTGGTCTCCGAACTGTCCGGGCCGCTGCCACTGCAGGTGATCTGCGACATGATGGGCATTCCAGACGACGACCACGACCGGATTTTCGGATGGACCAACATCATCCTTGGCTTCGGCGACCCCGATCTGACCACCGATTTCAACGAGTTTCTCACGGTGGCGTTGGACATCGGTGCCTACGCGACGGCGCTGGCCGAGGACCGCAGAACCAATCCTCGCGACGACCTGACCACTGCGCTGGTGGCAGCCGAAGTCGACGGCGAGCGGCTGACATCCGCCGAGATCGCCTCGTTCTTCATCTTGCTGGCCGTTGCCGGTAACGAGACCACCCGCAACGCGATCAGCCACGGTGTTCTGGCCCTGACCCGCTATCCCGAACAGCGCCGTATCTGGTGGAACGATTTCGAGGCCGTCACTGACACCGCGGTCGAGGAGATGGTGCGGTGGGCGTCGCCGGTGATCTACATGCGCCGCACCGTCACTCGCGACATCGAGCTGTCCGGGGTCAAGATGACCGAGGGCGACAAGGTCACCATGTGGTACGCGTCGGCCAATCGCGACGAGGACAAGTTCACCAACCCGTGGCTCTTCGATGTGACCCGCACACCGAACCACCATGTCGGATTCGGCGGCGGCGGTGCGCACTTCTGCCTGGGCGCCAACCTGGCCCGTCGCGAGATCGCCCTGGTGTTCTCCGAACTGCACCGCCGCATACCGGACATCGAGGTGACCGAGGAGCCGGCCATGCTGCTCTCGGCGTTCATTCACGGGATCAAGCGGCTGCCGGTCACCTGGGCCTAG
- a CDS encoding SRPBCC family protein: MEGSVTVHMAAPADKIWNLISDVTKTGEFSPEVFESEWLGGASGPALGAKFRGHVRRNEIGPVYWTTCRVTACEPGREFGFAVLAGDRALNNWHYRLDPSGDGTDVTESFRLDKSAPMRVFWLFGGYLRGRRNRRDMRTTLERIKKVVEND; the protein is encoded by the coding sequence ATGGAAGGCTCCGTCACCGTGCACATGGCTGCACCGGCAGACAAGATCTGGAATCTCATCTCCGACGTCACCAAGACCGGCGAGTTCTCGCCAGAGGTGTTCGAGTCCGAATGGCTTGGCGGTGCCAGCGGACCGGCGCTGGGGGCAAAGTTCCGCGGGCACGTGCGCCGCAACGAGATCGGTCCGGTGTACTGGACCACCTGCCGTGTCACCGCGTGCGAGCCGGGACGCGAATTCGGGTTCGCCGTCCTGGCCGGTGACCGTGCACTCAACAACTGGCACTACCGTCTTGATCCGAGTGGCGACGGGACCGACGTGACGGAATCGTTCCGGCTCGACAAGTCCGCGCCAATGCGGGTGTTCTGGTTGTTCGGCGGGTATCTGCGCGGCCGGCGAAACCGGCGAGACATGCGCACGACGCTGGAACGAATCAAGAAAGTTGTTGAGAACGACTGA
- a CDS encoding pyridoxal-phosphate dependent enzyme codes for MNLPPLVCRSCRSEFGVAELAWRCPCGGLFDVSAAWQPVVDSSITLGEGNTPVVPSLTLAGARFKLEFFSPTLSFKDRGAAVLASLAAHLGVGKAVVDSSGNAGTAAAAYFARAGIDCEVLVPASTSPEKLAQIRAHGAELTLVPGSRADAAEAAAQIADRPGVFYASHVYHPYFMHGVKAYGYEIWRQSGNSLPSAVLVPVGNGTLLLGCYLAFSELVAAGLADRLPALLAVQAAGCAPLAAAWHDLDDNAYVTAPTVAEGIAITAPPRADQILAAVRDSGGTFVAVDDDAVIAGRRVLAHSEGLFVEPTAAACYAAAAGAASRTGPGWPLVRELLANNDVVIPLCGAGLKHPGE; via the coding sequence ATGAACTTGCCACCGCTGGTATGTCGCTCGTGCAGAAGCGAATTCGGTGTCGCCGAGCTGGCGTGGCGCTGCCCCTGCGGCGGGTTGTTCGACGTCAGCGCGGCATGGCAGCCGGTCGTCGACTCGTCGATCACCCTGGGCGAGGGGAACACCCCGGTCGTGCCGTCTCTGACGTTGGCAGGGGCTCGGTTCAAGCTGGAATTCTTCAGTCCGACATTGTCTTTCAAAGATCGCGGCGCAGCGGTGCTGGCCTCGCTGGCCGCACACCTTGGGGTCGGCAAGGCCGTGGTCGACAGCAGTGGCAATGCCGGGACCGCGGCGGCCGCATATTTCGCCAGGGCCGGCATCGACTGCGAGGTGCTGGTGCCGGCGTCGACCTCACCGGAGAAACTCGCGCAGATCCGGGCACACGGAGCCGAGCTAACCCTGGTCCCTGGCAGCCGCGCCGACGCCGCAGAGGCCGCCGCGCAGATCGCCGATCGTCCCGGGGTGTTCTACGCCAGCCACGTCTATCACCCGTACTTCATGCACGGCGTGAAGGCCTACGGCTACGAGATCTGGCGTCAGAGCGGGAACAGCCTGCCCTCGGCGGTTCTGGTCCCGGTCGGCAACGGGACGCTGCTGCTGGGCTGCTATTTGGCGTTCAGCGAGCTGGTGGCCGCCGGGCTGGCCGACCGGCTGCCGGCACTACTGGCAGTCCAGGCGGCCGGCTGCGCACCGCTGGCCGCGGCATGGCACGACCTGGACGACAACGCCTACGTCACAGCGCCGACCGTTGCCGAAGGTATCGCGATCACCGCACCGCCGCGCGCCGATCAGATCCTGGCCGCCGTGCGGGATTCCGGGGGCACGTTCGTCGCCGTCGACGACGACGCTGTGATCGCCGGGCGCCGGGTGCTGGCACACAGCGAGGGCCTTTTCGTGGAGCCCACGGCAGCAGCCTGTTACGCCGCGGCGGCCGGTGCCGCGAGCCGAACGGGGCCGGGCTGGCCGCTCGTGCGCGAGCTGCTGGCCAACAACGACGTTGTGATCCCGCTATGCGGTGCGGGACTCAAACATCCCGGTGAGTGA